A genomic window from Gemmatimonadaceae bacterium includes:
- a CDS encoding sugar transferase, translated as MYSLKSNDSVVVVGKAADIPRALEHPAMSERFRIVGAVTVGEEDEDVRAHAESLHGLLIEHDAGIVMVAGPIGVETMRAVGDLSLLHSCRLLAVMPSELVAGQRPRVVWEGEAPLVQLAQHRQSRFQSALKRAVDCTAAALGLVLLAPLLLAIAALIRLETPGPALFRHRRVGRNGRVFDCLKFRTMQDDAERVLAADADLKQLYRQNNYKLPDDLDPRVTRLGRLLRRSSLDELPQLFNVLVGEMSLVGPRPVVEDELEHYRGSERLLLSVRPGMTGAWAVNGRHHVGYPARAEMELRYVRSWDLRSDLAILAGTVGAVLDPGSDLDG; from the coding sequence GTGTATTCGTTGAAGAGTAACGACTCGGTGGTGGTGGTCGGGAAGGCGGCGGACATCCCGCGTGCGTTGGAGCACCCGGCGATGAGCGAGCGGTTCCGGATCGTGGGAGCGGTGACGGTGGGCGAGGAAGACGAGGATGTGCGCGCCCACGCCGAGTCGCTTCACGGCCTGCTCATCGAGCACGACGCCGGCATCGTGATGGTGGCCGGGCCGATCGGCGTCGAGACGATGCGCGCGGTGGGCGACCTGTCCCTGCTGCACAGCTGCCGTCTGCTGGCCGTGATGCCCAGCGAGCTGGTCGCTGGGCAGCGTCCGCGGGTGGTGTGGGAGGGCGAGGCGCCGCTGGTGCAGCTCGCGCAGCATCGGCAGAGCAGGTTTCAGTCGGCGCTCAAGCGCGCGGTGGACTGCACGGCGGCAGCACTCGGCCTTGTGCTGCTAGCCCCGCTGCTGCTCGCCATTGCGGCCCTGATTCGTCTCGAGACCCCCGGCCCCGCCCTGTTCCGCCATCGCCGCGTCGGTCGCAACGGGCGCGTCTTTGACTGTCTCAAGTTCCGGACGATGCAGGACGACGCCGAGCGTGTGCTGGCCGCTGACGCCGACCTGAAGCAGCTGTACCGGCAGAACAACTACAAGCTGCCCGACGACCTAGACCCGCGGGTGACGCGGCTGGGGCGGCTGCTGCGTCGCAGCTCGCTGGACGAGTTGCCGCAGCTGTTCAACGTGCTGGTGGGCGAGATGTCGCTGGTGGGCCCGCGGCCGGTGGTGGAAGATGAGTTGGAGCACTATCGCGGTTCCGAGCGCCTCTTGCTTTCGGTGCGCCCCGGAATGACGGGCGCCTGGGCGGTGAACGGCCGCCACCACGTGGGGTATCCGGCGCGTGCGGAGATGGAGCTGCGTTATGTGCGCAGTTGGGATCTGCGCAGTGACTTGGCGATTCTCGCCGGCACCGTTGGCGCGGTGCTCGACCCTGGAAGTGACCTCGATGGCTGA
- a CDS encoding polysaccharide biosynthesis/export family protein, with amino-acid sequence MRIPVFIAAALLASAPIASDAQGAPLRPGDRILVTLRDTSDIATVRHDGRVVLPIVGTLSLVGLAPAAAEDSITRAYAAFTRRPDIRVSALRRITVQGAVRRADVLYLDATSGLAEALAMAGGVSETGHLGKVDLFRNGQSVGRYDARTPATTGVALESGDLILVGERSWWSRNPGVIVSIVSSLLTVAVVLAQ; translated from the coding sequence ATGCGGATTCCCGTCTTCATCGCTGCGGCGCTGCTCGCCTCCGCGCCGATCGCCAGTGACGCCCAAGGCGCCCCCCTCCGCCCCGGCGACCGCATCCTCGTCACGCTCCGCGACACCTCCGACATCGCGACCGTCCGTCACGACGGCCGCGTCGTCCTCCCGATTGTCGGTACACTCTCCCTCGTCGGCCTCGCCCCCGCAGCCGCCGAAGACAGCATCACCCGCGCCTACGCCGCCTTCACCCGCCGCCCCGACATCCGCGTCTCCGCCCTGCGCCGCATCACGGTGCAAGGCGCAGTCCGCCGCGCGGACGTCCTCTACCTCGATGCCACGTCCGGCCTCGCCGAGGCGCTCGCGATGGCCGGCGGCGTTTCCGAGACGGGCCACCTCGGCAAGGTGGATCTCTTCCGCAACGGGCAATCCGTGGGCCGCTACGACGCCCGCACGCCGGCCACCACCGGCGTCGCACTTGAGAGCGGAGACCTCATCCTCGTCGGCGAACGCTCCTGGTGGAGCCGCAACCCGGGCGTGATCGTCTCCATCGTCAGCTCGCTGCTCACCGTCGCCGTGGTGCTCGCGCAATGA
- a CDS encoding O-antigen ligase family protein, protein MRIGTRGLAAAAAIGLALGNLGRVPGISIGGRGGAISLLDLTLIPLWLLLLVTLGRGTRRWRLDAFSLAGLAFVSVAALSTVLAGPKWQLGLGEHAGVAAFLLRWVLYAGWYLLIVTDPEPDDAGRAAWGMMEKAVVAVLLFGFFQSAFLPNFAMLTEGITGLTFDYQGRRLVSTMLDPHFAGGLLMILLLMRVALEAEGIRTNRWLLLGLVLGLLLTLSRASWLALLPALLVIAAAHRFRGPLMRLGLVGGAVTLALLPGLLWFGGQFNKFEVDGSALMRFIPWLRAGILVRDNPVLGVGFNAAGPAQRAYGWETFGGASVSMDGGLLFIAVMTGLLGLTAFVWMLWAFFAAARRSWRSPSVPAERRAFALGGWAAMVAILVHSMFGNDLLIPWLMLPLWIVQGRVLATAPRAVPAAGLRSLGIVPAAGLRAPVMLLVLAGLPFLAACDPCAGVAGCRVEAQRGLTGTIVRAEGQTPRAGVAVFVGTLYTETDAAGRWVLNIPGATDTTVTVTVAAPGEPPYEIANVAVRSSRVAGEAQELGLWYDRPVVNYVAGVARGSTLIPGVNVRFTTDSALGGHVYEGSAPGGYFWLKGLADVVGPVRGTLRLQGGGLGTRNYPDVTILADHKVEPERIRGTFQVDVKAAYGGNVIHRGNGTTTPGATVRFTRTGGVPLVTSPVTTTTVSNGFFVIELEYQGKGETIGTLTITPPTGTAYTYPDFRFSTYDSTAIRYIGLVAHGHRWEYLARVARESDSTAIAWTPFTFTRTSGLAITPNTFNGMTNGQGEFFIKASVSGTGSVTGTVTFNPVGQPSFSGGSYTLSTYAGDVPPLLPVRYVAVP, encoded by the coding sequence GTGCGCATCGGCACGCGCGGACTGGCTGCCGCCGCGGCCATCGGACTGGCCTTGGGCAACCTGGGCCGCGTGCCGGGCATCTCGATCGGCGGGCGCGGCGGCGCGATCAGCCTGCTGGACCTCACGTTGATTCCGCTCTGGCTGCTGCTGCTGGTGACGCTGGGGCGGGGCACGCGGCGCTGGCGGCTCGATGCTTTCTCACTGGCGGGGCTGGCCTTCGTGAGCGTCGCCGCGCTGAGCACCGTGCTCGCGGGCCCCAAGTGGCAGCTCGGGCTGGGTGAGCACGCGGGCGTGGCGGCCTTCTTGCTGCGCTGGGTGCTGTATGCGGGCTGGTACCTGCTCATCGTCACCGACCCCGAGCCCGACGACGCCGGCCGCGCCGCCTGGGGGATGATGGAGAAGGCCGTCGTCGCCGTGCTCCTGTTCGGATTCTTCCAAAGCGCCTTCCTGCCCAACTTCGCGATGCTCACCGAGGGCATCACCGGCCTGACCTTCGACTACCAGGGCCGCCGCCTCGTGAGCACGATGCTGGATCCGCACTTTGCGGGCGGCCTGTTGATGATCCTCCTGCTGATGCGCGTGGCGCTGGAGGCCGAGGGCATCCGGACGAATCGCTGGCTGCTGCTGGGGCTGGTGCTGGGGCTGTTGCTGACGCTCTCGCGCGCGTCGTGGCTGGCGCTGCTGCCGGCGCTGCTGGTGATCGCGGCGGCGCATCGGTTCCGCGGGCCGTTGATGCGGCTCGGGCTTGTCGGCGGCGCGGTGACGCTCGCGCTCTTGCCGGGCCTGCTGTGGTTCGGCGGGCAGTTCAACAAGTTCGAGGTCGACGGCTCGGCGTTGATGCGCTTCATCCCTTGGCTGCGGGCGGGCATTCTGGTGCGCGATAACCCCGTGCTTGGCGTGGGATTCAATGCCGCTGGGCCGGCGCAGCGCGCGTACGGGTGGGAGACCTTCGGCGGCGCGAGCGTGTCGATGGACGGAGGGCTGTTGTTTATCGCCGTGATGACGGGCCTGCTGGGCCTCACGGCCTTCGTGTGGATGCTCTGGGCCTTCTTTGCCGCGGCGCGGCGGTCGTGGCGTTCGCCCAGCGTGCCGGCGGAGCGGCGGGCCTTCGCGCTGGGCGGCTGGGCGGCGATGGTGGCGATCCTCGTGCACTCGATGTTCGGCAACGACTTGCTCATTCCTTGGCTGATGCTGCCGCTGTGGATCGTGCAGGGTCGCGTGTTGGCGACGGCGCCGCGGGCGGTGCCGGCGGCTGGGCTGCGCTCTCTTGGAATTGTGCCGGCCGCGGGGCTGCGCGCGCCTGTGATGCTGCTCGTGCTGGCCGGCCTGCCATTTCTCGCCGCCTGTGATCCCTGCGCCGGTGTGGCCGGGTGCCGTGTGGAGGCGCAGCGCGGTCTCACCGGGACCATTGTCCGCGCCGAGGGGCAGACGCCGCGTGCGGGTGTGGCCGTGTTCGTCGGCACGCTGTACACCGAGACCGACGCCGCCGGCCGCTGGGTACTCAACATTCCTGGCGCCACCGACACCACGGTGACCGTCACCGTCGCCGCGCCCGGCGAGCCGCCGTATGAGATCGCGAATGTGGCCGTGCGCAGCTCGCGCGTGGCCGGCGAGGCGCAGGAGCTGGGGCTGTGGTACGACCGTCCCGTGGTGAACTACGTGGCCGGCGTGGCGCGGGGCAGCACGCTGATTCCCGGCGTCAACGTGCGCTTCACCACCGACTCCGCGCTGGGCGGGCACGTGTACGAGGGCAGCGCGCCGGGCGGCTACTTCTGGCTCAAGGGCCTTGCCGATGTCGTCGGCCCCGTGCGCGGCACGCTGCGCCTGCAGGGCGGGGGGCTGGGCACGCGCAACTATCCCGACGTCACCATCCTCGCCGACCACAAGGTGGAGCCCGAGCGCATCCGTGGCACCTTCCAGGTGGATGTGAAGGCGGCGTACGGCGGCAACGTGATCCATCGCGGCAATGGAACGACTACGCCAGGCGCCACCGTGCGCTTCACCCGTACCGGCGGTGTGCCGCTGGTCACGAGCCCCGTGACCACCACGACTGTGTCCAACGGGTTCTTCGTGATCGAGCTCGAATACCAGGGTAAGGGCGAGACCATCGGTACGCTCACCATCACGCCGCCCACCGGCACCGCCTACACCTACCCCGACTTCCGCTTCAGTACCTACGACTCCACCGCGATCCGCTACATCGGCCTCGTCGCGCACGGCCACCGCTGGGAGTACCTCGCCCGCGTGGCGCGCGAGAGCGATTCCACCGCCATCGCGTGGACGCCCTTCACGTTCACGCGTACCTCTGGCCTCGCGATCACGCCCAACACCTTCAACGGGATGACCAACGGCCAGGGTGAGTTCTTCATCAAGGCCAGCGTCAGCGGTACCGGCTCCGTGACCGGCACCGTGACGTTCAACCCCGTGGGGCAACCGTCGTTCTCGGGCGGCAGCTACACTCTGAGCACCTACGCCGGCGACGTGCCGCCGCTGCTGCCTGTGCGTTACGTCGCCGTGCCGTGA
- a CDS encoding oligosaccharide flippase family protein produces MRRGVALNALGWGLPALVALASVPALTRTLGPERFGLLALAWAAVAAFGQLDLGLGRATTFLVASKRLPRDAVVAGSGAWVWLLFGPVALLGYALAPWLAASVLDVPAELQDEARGVLRILALTVPVAVHGVVLRAALEGEARWGLANALRAPMGLVTWGGPWLVSLVSSDPRHLALVIAAGRTAYWLAQWGALGWATRAPAMRPLLEAGGWMTVSGIVAPVLNLADRALVPALVPIAAVGWYVGAGEAASKLWIVATVLQPVLFQAMTAARSRGEPLGPLLRRGLLYTLGPLSLPVLVVIVSGEPLLAMWLGPSFAPAAATVFVWFTLAVTANSLALVAYAALHADGQAKPVAVLHLVQLPVYVALLAWAALHWGALGAAAAWSLRLVLDAAALWWLLHRTGARASH; encoded by the coding sequence ATGAGGCGCGGCGTCGCGCTCAATGCGCTGGGTTGGGGCCTGCCCGCACTCGTGGCGCTGGCTTCCGTGCCCGCCCTCACGCGCACGCTCGGACCCGAGCGCTTCGGTCTCCTCGCCCTCGCCTGGGCCGCTGTCGCCGCCTTCGGTCAACTCGACCTCGGACTCGGCCGCGCCACCACCTTCCTCGTCGCCTCCAAGCGCCTGCCGCGCGACGCCGTCGTCGCCGGTTCTGGTGCCTGGGTGTGGCTGCTCTTCGGCCCCGTCGCGCTGCTCGGCTACGCGCTCGCGCCGTGGTTGGCAGCGTCGGTGCTCGACGTGCCCGCCGAGTTGCAGGATGAAGCACGCGGTGTGCTGCGCATCCTCGCACTCACCGTGCCCGTGGCCGTGCACGGTGTGGTGCTGCGCGCCGCGCTCGAGGGCGAAGCGCGCTGGGGCCTCGCCAACGCCCTGCGCGCGCCGATGGGGCTCGTCACTTGGGGCGGTCCGTGGCTGGTCTCGCTCGTCAGCAGCGACCCGCGCCATCTCGCGCTGGTGATCGCCGCCGGCCGCACGGCCTATTGGCTGGCGCAGTGGGGCGCGCTGGGCTGGGCCACCCGCGCGCCGGCGATGCGTCCGCTCCTCGAGGCCGGCGGCTGGATGACCGTCAGCGGCATCGTCGCGCCCGTGCTCAACCTCGCCGACCGCGCGCTCGTGCCCGCACTCGTGCCCATCGCCGCCGTCGGCTGGTACGTGGGAGCGGGGGAGGCCGCCAGCAAGCTGTGGATCGTCGCGACGGTGCTGCAGCCGGTGCTCTTTCAGGCGATGACCGCCGCCCGCAGCCGCGGCGAACCGCTCGGGCCGCTGCTGCGGCGCGGCCTGCTCTACACACTCGGGCCGCTGTCGCTGCCGGTGCTCGTGGTAATCGTCTCCGGCGAGCCGCTGCTGGCGATGTGGCTGGGGCCGAGCTTCGCTCCCGCGGCCGCGACGGTGTTCGTGTGGTTCACGCTGGCGGTCACCGCCAACTCACTGGCGTTGGTGGCGTATGCCGCGCTGCACGCGGATGGGCAGGCGAAGCCGGTGGCGGTGCTGCATCTCGTGCAGTTGCCGGTGTACGTGGCGCTGCTCGCGTGGGCGGCGCTGCACTGGGGCGCGCTGGGGGCGGCGGCGGCGTGGAGCCTGCGGCTCGTGCTCGATGCGGCTGCGCTGTGGTGGCTCTTGCATAGAACTGGAGCGCGCGCCTCGCACTAG
- a CDS encoding nucleotidyltransferase family protein: MIAPAPSRSDVQARIQAVRSEIFGLGVRRLALFGSIRRDAARPDSDVDLLVEFEPEQKTLAHLVDLGDLLESVLGRHVELVTAEGLSPFLRPHILADAVDVVRAA, from the coding sequence ATGATCGCTCCGGCTCCTTCCCGCTCCGATGTGCAGGCTCGCATCCAGGCTGTCCGATCCGAAATCTTCGGGTTGGGCGTCCGGCGCTTGGCGTTGTTCGGCTCGATTCGCCGAGACGCGGCGCGGCCCGACAGCGATGTCGACTTGCTCGTCGAGTTCGAACCGGAGCAGAAGACGCTCGCGCATCTCGTCGATCTCGGCGACCTGTTGGAATCGGTCCTCGGCCGACACGTGGAGCTCGTGACGGCGGAGGGCCTCTCGCCGTTCCTGCGCCCACACATCCTCGCCGACGCCGTGGATGTCGTACGAGCCGCGTGA
- a CDS encoding DUF86 domain-containing protein, whose protein sequence is MSYEPREILRHILAEADFLVGLRATLTRQALEEDEILQRAVVRSLEIIGEASKRVPAQMRDANPAVEWRAMARMRDRLIHDYFGVDLDIVWGVLQSNIPALQHEVRRIIDAR, encoded by the coding sequence ATGTCGTACGAGCCGCGTGAGATTCTCCGGCACATTCTCGCCGAAGCCGATTTCCTGGTGGGGCTGCGCGCGACGTTGACGCGGCAGGCGCTCGAAGAAGACGAGATCCTGCAGCGCGCCGTGGTCCGGAGTCTCGAAATCATTGGCGAGGCGTCGAAGCGCGTGCCCGCCCAGATGCGCGACGCCAACCCCGCCGTCGAGTGGCGTGCGATGGCCCGCATGCGCGACCGGCTCATCCACGACTATTTCGGCGTGGACCTCGACATCGTGTGGGGCGTGCTGCAATCGAACATTCCCGCGCTCCAGCACGAAGTGCGACGCATCATAGACGCACGATAA
- a CDS encoding glycosyltransferase family 2 protein has translation MSRPPAPEQSSRPLLSVCIPAYNRAAQLPALLDSIVAQDFADYECIVAEDCSPEREAIRAVVERYAAAHPGTFRFHANATNLGYDGNLRQLIALAAGRYVMLMGNDDLVAEGAFAAVAAGIAKHGEVGAILRAYTFFRDDPSRPEQVNRFFPSERVIPAGRAAILACYRRFVAVSGIVLHRDAAAAVATDAYDGLVFYQLWAASAGLAERPALYLPTILAHFRRGGTPEFGSSAAERAHFTPGTFTLPQQVQVVRGFFAVAEAVERRHALPGLAEEIRRDFARYSYHTLSHFARDGRAALWRSYRAFAEFGLGRSAWYHAWFLMLFVLGARLSDGVIQLLRRRLGFTPNLTRG, from the coding sequence ATGTCGCGTCCGCCTGCGCCTGAGCAATCGTCGCGCCCGCTGCTGTCGGTATGCATCCCGGCGTACAATCGCGCGGCACAGTTGCCGGCGCTGCTCGACAGCATCGTCGCGCAGGACTTCGCCGACTACGAGTGCATCGTCGCCGAAGACTGCTCGCCGGAGCGTGAGGCGATTCGCGCAGTGGTGGAGCGCTACGCCGCCGCGCATCCGGGCACGTTCCGCTTTCACGCCAACGCCACGAACCTCGGCTACGACGGCAACCTGCGTCAGTTGATCGCGCTCGCCGCCGGACGCTACGTGATGCTGATGGGCAACGACGACCTCGTCGCCGAAGGCGCGTTTGCGGCGGTGGCAGCGGGCATCGCCAAGCACGGTGAGGTGGGGGCGATCCTGCGCGCGTACACCTTCTTCCGCGACGATCCTTCGCGGCCGGAGCAGGTGAACCGCTTCTTCCCCAGCGAGCGAGTGATTCCGGCGGGACGCGCGGCGATTCTCGCGTGCTACCGACGCTTCGTGGCAGTGAGCGGCATTGTGTTGCATCGCGACGCCGCCGCGGCGGTGGCCACGGACGCCTACGATGGCTTGGTGTTCTACCAGCTCTGGGCGGCGAGTGCCGGATTGGCCGAGCGTCCGGCGCTGTACCTGCCGACGATTCTCGCGCACTTCAGGCGCGGTGGTACGCCGGAGTTCGGGTCGTCAGCGGCGGAGCGGGCACACTTCACGCCGGGCACGTTCACGCTGCCGCAACAGGTGCAGGTGGTGCGCGGGTTCTTTGCGGTCGCCGAGGCGGTGGAGCGCCGGCACGCGCTGCCGGGGCTGGCGGAGGAAATCCGTCGCGACTTCGCGCGCTACTCGTACCACACGCTGAGCCACTTTGCGCGGGACGGGCGGGCGGCGCTGTGGCGTTCGTACAGAGCCTTCGCCGAGTTCGGACTGGGGCGCTCGGCGTGGTACCACGCGTGGTTCTTGATGCTGTTCGTGCTCGGCGCGCGGCTCAGTGACGGCGTGATTCAATTGCTGCGACGTCGGCTGGGGTTCACGCCGAACCTGACGCGAGGCTGA